From Amphiura filiformis chromosome 20, Afil_fr2py, whole genome shotgun sequence, a single genomic window includes:
- the LOC140142208 gene encoding echinoidin-like, producing MKLVVLALLFVSVVHFTKAQCDSNGDWTRKGNSCYKYIQERLTWNAAYYKCKKIKISGSDSDAIPHLVAITDQNENEFVYNLWRPSHFNPSNAVWIGAARQGDGIYAHWAWPEDTPTWSYSNWEEPKVGGNCGHMGTESTPGPKWGVTECNYLATYFICEYEKPNEFDEFYYYIGE from the exons ATGAAGTTGGTAGTTCTCGCACTTTTGTTTGTCTCCGTGGTTCACTTCACCAAAGCCCAGTGCGATTCCAACGGTGACTGGACTCGTAAAGGCAACTCTTGCTACAAGTATATCCAAGAGAGGCTCACATGGAACGCTGCTTATTACAAGTGCAAAAAGATCAAGATCTCAGGGTCAGATTCAGACGCAATACCACACCTGGTGGCTATCACCGATCAGAATGAAAACGAGTTTGTCTACAACCTTTGGC GACCTAGCCACTTTAACCCATCGAATGCTGTGTGGATAGGAGCGGCGCGGCAGGGAGACGGAATATATGCACATTGGGCGTGGCCCGAGGACACGCCGACCTGGAGTTACTCAAACTGGGAGGAGCCAAAAGTCGGTGGTAATTGCGGTCATATGGGGACCGAAAGCACCCCAGGTCCAAAGTGGGGTGTTACGGAGTGCAATTATCTTGCCACATATTTCATATGCGAATATGAAAAGCCAAATGAATTTGACGAATTTTACTATTATATCGGAGAGTGA